GGGGGGTTTATATTAGCGATAATTCTTAgactagggttagggttagcttagataTGGGTCCAGATGAGGCTTTTGTAAGTTTAGTGGGAGCTTTAGAGTTGGGAAAGGTGTTGTGACATAGTTAGGAAAGGCTATGGAATGTATAATTACCTTTTGACattgtatatataaaaatatagggatttatatcAGTGTGAATTCtcaggctagggttagggttagcttagataTGGGTCCTTTTGAGGAGCTTGTAGGTTTAGTGGGAGTGTTAGGGGTGGAAAtgatgttgtgacatggtttgGAAACTGGAAAGTATAAGTATTTTTGACATAATTGTAGatgtaaaaatatagggatttataaTAGCGTAGATCCTCAGGCAAGGGTTAGCTTAGATATGGGTCCTGATGGGGAGTGTTTAGGTTTAATGGGAGTCCAACAATTGAGCTTAAACATTAATTCCCTTTCAGAATCACTAATCCAGAAGGGTCCAACAATTAAAATATTAGCTGTTTTTTGTGATGCAAGTGTCAACATTACTAGGGTGATGTAAGATGCCATGGTTTGGCAATGCTGTGGAATGTATTAGTGTTTTTGACATTGTATTACATCGAAAAAATAGGGGAATTTATATTAGTCTAAATtctcgggttagggttagcttataTATGGGTCTGGATGGGGCTTATCTAAGTTTAGTGGTAGCTTTAGGGTTGGGAAAGGTGTTGcgacatggttaggaaagcctATGGAATGTATACCTTTTTACATTattgtatatataaaaatatagggatttatatcAGCGTGAATTCTTcggctagggctagggttagcTTAGACATGGGTCCTGTTGAGGAGGTTGTAGGTTTAGTGGGAGTGTTCGGATTGGGAAAGGTGTTGTGACATGGTTTGGAAAGGGTTGAGGTGGGAGGCGGTGAGTTTTCGAACCCCTTTGCACTCctatgtggggtgccacaaggggtggtactctcccccaccttgtttaacatctacattcGGTCAGTTGGTCCGGAGctgtgggctgggatgtcatcagtatacggacgacacccagctctatctcctgatggatggccagccggaTGTCCCCCCTGATatattcgccagttgtttggaagtggtagcTGGATGGATTgggaagagtcgcctgaaactcaacccctccaaagtggaggtcctgtggctgggtcgaAGGGGACAGGAACAGAAAGTGCGTCTTCcctgtctggatggggtgcaactgacatctgtacCACAAGCTAGGCATTTGGGAGTGACTTGATgcatccctttctatggaggcttaCTGACCATTGATAAAcgcatctggtcagtggtggcattagtATGTATGtgcacttggattttaatgaggctacatttctagccttgggtttttaaattttaatatgtattaatatttattttacaactcattttaccctacagaggtacatttcccttattttgacccttttttttTGAGTGGAGGTGGCTTTTTATACTCCAACATGTAATAACTGGCATTAACCACTAGAAATAAATTTGGTTGAATGTGTAGTGGCAAGCTTTAGCTGTCCTAGTGCATATTTTAGGGAAATGTGTATAAATGTTTCCTAAGGTTCATTgaagtggatttaaaaaaatatggttCTTAAACATTGCATACTAAAACCATTGCCATTTCTTTTGCATTTGAGATGACATACATCAAGCTGGCAGTAAACATTCACCTTTCCCCTGATAACTAGCAGCATTGATGGGATCTGAATGGGCTGAACTAATGATAATATACCAAgaacaagggccttttcgcacggggatctttgttgcaaattgtttgcggaatgaaaaatcgctatttaaaatagtggaattcgtcgttatgcacacctgcctttgtagtggaatcagttgcgttttttagcgtttcccacaggcttccggtctcggcagaaatcgctagaaaggaagcgctattgccaagctcgtcccgcccctggccgtcaagcagccaatgggcagccgttagcatgctcccaaacagcccctttccctttaagaaaggttttttttaaaaaaaaaaacagacccatagcaacgaatctaggtagattcgttgcaacggagagacccatccagctgcctaatgtgagctgtcgtttgattgtatgatcgttggcacgctgcctcgagtgataaaaaaaaaatcccccccctctcacgggcccgattttcggctgaattaatgtgtaaaaaataaagggactttatttcagcaaacgggcttttatgtggtttgtgcttagtgactaaaggtgaaggactgaagccagggaagcctctaaacagaaagaggctcgctggtgcgtttatccccgctcgctcggagaaacaaaaatggcgatcgcttcgccggaagtttggaggacaggctcaggaggagggactttgaagaacccgcaacaatggtaacgcacaggtctttagcgctattgttgcagattggttgcaggagtgtatcgctatccggagggtgaatccacttttctggattcccctgaaagcgctacaacgaagcgctttttgcgggtcggtttcaggattgttgcagattgtctacgacgtcgtgggttatggcaaattagtagcgtttccaattagcaaccattgtgctattttgaagccgtgcgaaatggccccaaataTTATTCTGCTCCTGTTCAGTGTAGAATGGACTAattatcttttaattttttttaagtacaattTTCTGAagatgggaccccccccccccagataccttATTTCCAAGCTGATAGGTTTATTTGAATGCATTTTAACATGCTTGATGTATTGTataatttcagtttcttttccACATTAGTTGATCgtatttttcccctttctttgcaAGCTAAAGAAAACCCCAAAAGCAACACATTGTGGAATAGAATGAAATGCGTGGTGAACCTCTGATTTACATTTCAGaagagcaagatttttttttcatacttTCCCTTTGAAGTGGAAAAAGCACTGAAGATTAACACTCCGAATCTTTATCATTTGAGTTTCCAAGTTACTATGGCAACAGGGAGAGCTGTGATGAGAGCTGTCAGAGTGTTTGAATTTGGTGGCCCTGAAGTGCTGAAGCTGCAGTCAGATGTCTCCTTGCCAGTTCCAAAAGCCAACCAGGTGAAAGTGAATGCCTTAAGTTGAGATTTAAATAAATGGAATTTTATTGTTTAACTAATTCATAATAAATTCTGATAAAATTATACAAAAGACATGtctgcagaagaaaaatagaTCCAGTATGAAAGAATAGCACACATTATTGTTTAAAATGAAACTTTTCCATCAGCAACTGAATGACTGATGTAAAACTAGAAGCTGACTTTATGTACTTACATATGAACAACTTacacatctgtaaccgctccgtggtaaaaaataaaggagtaagccctgtgtgggaggagttggtccgggatgaggaagccCACCGATTGGGGTCTTGCCCCtgaactgacaagcagagggcccaattggctggCGCAAagcagccgattgggccctcccctTGACAGCCTGCCTCCCGGACTGCCCACCCTCCACTGGAGCCTGCCTTGACCTGCCGGCCGCCATTTCAAGTCTCACGGCTGCCGAGGAACGTCACCACCCGACCGCCCTACCCTCCCAGGTGGCGTGCAGCCCGCTGGCCCCGCCACACCCCGACTTCGCCTGGAGGCCGACAAGCCGTTTGCCCGGCCGCATGCCTTCCCAACCGCCCACCATAGCCTGCTTTCGCCTGCTCGCCGCACTTCCATGCCTGTACGCCGCCAACGCACGTTGCCCACCCACCCTGCTCTCCCATGCGCCTCCAAGAGCACTGACCGCGCCGCGCCCAGACTTCCCCACGGAACCGTCGAAGCGCTTCGCCACCCGGCCGACTCCCGATCCGCCCACCCCCCACTACAGCCCGCCTTCGCCTCCAGCCCACTATTGTGAGCCTGCCGGATGCCCAGCCACGTTGTCGCCTACCCTCCAATGCGGCCCGGGAGCGCCGGCCCCACTGCTGCCCCAAATTGCCTGGGACCCGACGAGGCAAGTTCCCAGCCACCCACTCAGCTCCGCTGCCGCTTTCCGCTACGCCTTCTCCCTCCCGAcaagccctccccatccccactcaccTCCCCATTCGCCCCCCCACTTCACACCCCTCCCCATCTACACGCGGCTCCGCTGCTGCTTCCCGCCAcccgttctccccccctccaaaggccTCCTCATACCCAATCACCTCCACGTTCTCACCCCCTGCCAAGCCTTTCCCACCACCCATTTTCCCCCCTAACACTCCCGAGCCCTCCCCATCCCCGGTCACCTCTGCATTCTCCCCCCCAGCTCCCAATCTCTCTCTACGCTGACCTCCGCTGACACTTCTCTGCCCCGCCTTCTACACCCTCTGCCGCCTCTCCCATACCCCAcccatccctgcttgcctccgtCCTCACTTCTACGCCCCACGTTCTCCACCCCCATGCCGCTTCCTGCCTTCCACCGGACTCTTCgtcctccattccttccttcctcctttctccctctctaatTGACTTTCATTCCCTCTTCCTtcatctcttcctccctctctctctctctctctccctccctctctctttctctctctctctctcactggcttccttctgcccctccagccaaacataccgctagtgcccgctgcatttggggtgcagcgggcttaatttctagttatatatattatttacaaAGCATGCATGTAAAAACATCCAGTTGCTTTTGGCTGTAGAATTGTTCAGCACATGCCATTTTCTTCTTCAGGTTCTGATTAAAGTTTATACCTGTGGCGTTAACCCAGTGGAGACCTATATTCGTTCTGGGACTTACGCTAGAAAGCCAGCTTTGCCTTACACACCAGGTTCTGATGTGGCTGGGGTAATAGAAGCGGTTGGAGAAGATGTAACTGCTTTCAAGGTATTGTTTACCATCAAGCTGTTCATTTCCTATGTATAGACTTGGATTTCGATCCAGTGGAAAACTTCTGTTGATGGAAGGGAATAGCTTTTTACTGATTCCAAGCATATGCCAACTATTGAAGACAGTTGTTGGTAActaattttatttggatttttataccatccttccatacggctctgagTGGTTAATTAAAACCCATCATGTAGCATGAGGTAATATCAGAAGAACTATGAACAAGATGGAACTTTCctacttctccctccctccctgaagttCTACTTCTGAAGAAATGCTTATACTCACAATGGGAATAAACTAAGAACATAAAATATgtcctgctgtatcagaccatctagtccagcatcctatctcacacagtggtcagccaGTTTGTCTGGCAGTCCAACAACAGGGAATAGAGATTAATGATGTTGCCTTCTAGCGCCAGTATTCAGAGGGTTCTGGTGTAGGATCCCAAGTACGTTGCCCATTAAGTGTTTTTAGAAGGTAagagggtccaggtggtgttCTTGTCCAGCAGGACTTTTGATTAGCTATTGGAGATCTTATTGGCTGTGaaaattttaagaagaagaagagttggttcttatatgccacttttccctacccgaaggaggctcaaagtggcttacagtcaccttcccattcctctcccctgtggggtgggtgaggctgagagagccctgatatcactgcccggtcagaacagttttatcagtgccgtggcgagcccaaggtcacccagctggttgcatgtgagggagcgcaaaatcagacctggcatgccagattagaagtccgcactcctaaccactacaccaaattggcccTGAAGAAGCTGCTTCAACAGCACCTGCCACCACAGGATAACGATCTATATACTGTGTGAGTAAATAGAAGCTGCCTGAACTCAAGAAAACATGTTCAAATATGTCAATTTTAAAAGATaacctgttaaacagagcttctgcatgAAATGTTGCTGCGTTACTATTAGAATTAGACATGACCTTACTCCCTGCTATTTTGTAGTTTCTGCTGCCTCCTATATCAGGCATTTTAAAGATACTTTTGCTCCCAATGTCAGAAATCCAAAGGTGACTGCAGGCTTAAAAATTTGGGAATTCTGCCCTAGTGGAAGgaagaaattgaaaagaaaatcttTTTTCCCACTTTGCCAATGGAAGTGTCCTTCTACTGGTAGAAAATAACAGCCAGATAATGCACCCTGTTTTGTATCTGCAAAACCATGGCCGAGAGCCAAATCTATCAGTTTTAGATCCCTTCAAAGAGACGGTCATTTGTCAAACCAGTCTGAAAAACTGAGCTGCTTATGAGCTAGCAGATTCAATGGAGAAGACAAAATAATATCTGCTTTctagcagattttttaaaaaatcacttcaaTCTTGCAAGGCACTTTGGAGAAGTCTTTCTAACAACCAACATTCATGTGAAACTGGATAGATCATAGACTTGCATTCTTTCTCTGTAATTACTTAAATTGTTGTAATGGTAAGGAAGACTAATTCAGCATGTCAAGTACAATGGCATTGTCCTGTTCAGAAGTCCCAAACATGCTGCTATCTTCATTTCCATTATTTGAGTTTGTGAATGACCCCACTTAGGATTTTGAGCTAAGTATTGCTTGCCAAAAAGAAGGAATGTTTAAAGTATCAAGAGCTGcctaaaatgtttttctttctgttaAATTGTTAAAATTGTGGTAAGTTGCACCTCTTGTTATTTCTGGTGTTTTATGGATTTGCTGATTTGTGTATTCTAGGTATAGATGGGATAGCTGCCTAGCATAGTTCTTCTGTTATCCTATCACCTATAAgagaattttatttcttttgtgaAAATGCTTCTTaatatttaaatttcaaattaTGGAACACAGTTCGTCACAACGATTCACTTGTTGCttgtttttttctaccagaacGGAGACAGGGTTTTTACTCTTGGTACCATTTCTGGTGGCTATGCAGAGTATACCGTTGCCTCAGTTGACACAGTCTTTCCCTTGTCTGATCAACTGGATTTCAAGCAAGGCGCAGCTCTTGGAATTCCATATTTTACTGCATTCCATGCTCTCTTTCAAAAGTAAGATGTCACATGCTGAAATTGGTCATAGGCAATTCAAATAGAGACTCTTTCCTCCTTATCGTTGGGATCATATGTGTTCCCTATCATTCTTCTTATGAATTAATTTCCCATAATTGTGTAGGGGATGTAGAGCTGGCATAAAAGAAAAACACTTTTGAAGTTGAGGAACAACATGAAGAAAATCTTGATGGCATCTGCATATAAGAAACTTGTTCTGTTGGCAATACAGCTCGGGAAGTTGTGATCTGAAGGAAGTGGGTTACTGAgtattctagagcagtggtccccaacccgcgggccttggtgccgggccgcggctccttcttccctccccccccgaagcgagaagctcgccaggccgcgagcaaatcggccgccaaagcagccgattagcttgcggcccggcaagcttcttgtttcgggaggggggggaagagaagcttgccgagccgcaagctagtcggccactttggcggccgatttgctggcggccgggagggggagccgcggccgccggcatggcagcggcgcaaacgcgcgtgcgcggcagtccgcgcactcgcgtttgtgctggggctgccacgcgtgcgtgggcccccgggccaccctctccccccactccggagcagcggtccgtggcagccaaaagtttgcggaccgctgttctagagCCTGTCACATACCAAATTATACTGTAACTACTCGATGAAAATTAGAGACATTTGGGGAAATTCTGCTGCTGCCATGAATTTAGTACATGAACTCTAAAATACTGGAACTATTTCCAGTTGAAAAAAACAGGTACAAAGTACACATTGAATATTGTCTTGGTTTTCATTTTTATAAGTTTATACCATGGTTGCATAGTGGAATGTAAGGTTTGTCATGTTGATGGTATGAATTTTCTTTTCAGAGGGAATGCTAAAGCAGGAGAAACCTTGTTAGTCCATGGAGCAAGTGGAGGAGTAAGTATCTTGAAAAATTAAGGGGCTTTAATTGTAATTTTATAACATTATATAGTGATATAATCCCTACACTAGTACTAAAAATTGTGGATTGGAACTTACGTATCACCTGCAGAAGATGCTGGGCAGAGTATATCTTTCTTTCCTTGGAAATAATCTGTGAGCCCATATTGAAGATAGAGGAACCCACATAAATGATAAACATTGCAACACAAGTGGGAGTGTTGTGTAGAGGAAAACTACTGAAATCTCCCTATTAGCAGAGACTCTAGCCTCAGTAGAAATGCTG
The nucleotide sequence above comes from Paroedura picta isolate Pp20150507F chromosome 4, Ppicta_v3.0, whole genome shotgun sequence. Encoded proteins:
- the CRYZ gene encoding quinone oxidoreductase isoform X2; this encodes MATGRAVMRAVRVFEFGGPEVLKLQSDVSLPVPKANQVLIKVYTCGVNPVETYIRSGTYARKPALPYTPGSDVAGVIEAVGEDVTAFKNGDRVFTLGTISGGYAEYTVASVDTVFPLSDQLDFKQGAALGIPYFTAFHALFQKGNAKAGETLLVHGASGGVGIATCQIARAYGLKVLGTAGTVEGMNLVLKNGAHKVFNHRKKDYLPQIKETTGEEGIDIIIEMLANVNLANDLLLLAKGGRVMIVGSRGPIEINPRDTMAKESSIRGISLFSTSKEFYVNSWELFTSSPVD